In a genomic window of Cytobacillus sp. FSL H8-0458:
- a CDS encoding PIN/TRAM domain-containing protein, translating to MLKRIVQACFLIIGVTLGIFLIPDLLKLISLDGIPLLNNPYVSAILGAIIFYLLTFWAVDHVVNFVRWAEESLVKVPITDIIFGSVGLVFGLVIAFLIGYALNAIEVPILNTVAPIVLTLIFGYLGFQVGFKKRDELLSLFSSKKKKSSEEELEPEAAPKKSLKILDTSVIIDGRIADICQTGFLEGTIVIPQFVLEELQHIADSSDVLKRNRGRRGLDILNRIQKELSINVEIYEGDFEEIQEVDSKLVKLAKLTNGVVVTNDFNLNKVCELQKVAVLNINDLANAVKPVVLPGEEMKVQVIKDGKEQNQGIAYLDDGTMIVVEEGRNYIGKHIDVLVTSVLQTSAGRMIFAKPKLLEKAL from the coding sequence ATGTTAAAACGTATTGTACAGGCATGCTTCCTTATTATTGGGGTAACGCTTGGAATATTCTTAATTCCTGACTTATTAAAATTAATCAGTTTAGATGGCATTCCTCTTTTAAACAATCCATATGTGTCCGCCATTTTAGGTGCTATTATTTTTTATCTTTTAACTTTTTGGGCGGTTGATCACGTCGTAAATTTCGTGAGATGGGCAGAAGAATCACTGGTAAAAGTACCTATAACAGATATTATTTTTGGAAGTGTCGGCCTGGTTTTTGGATTAGTCATTGCCTTTTTAATCGGATATGCCCTAAATGCAATTGAGGTGCCGATACTGAATACCGTTGCTCCCATTGTGCTGACGCTTATATTCGGCTACCTGGGATTTCAGGTTGGTTTTAAAAAGCGGGATGAGCTTTTAAGTTTATTTTCCAGCAAGAAAAAGAAGAGCAGTGAAGAAGAACTTGAGCCTGAAGCTGCACCTAAAAAATCACTCAAGATTCTTGATACAAGCGTTATTATCGATGGACGCATTGCTGATATCTGCCAGACTGGCTTTTTGGAAGGCACGATTGTCATTCCGCAGTTTGTGCTCGAAGAACTTCAGCATATTGCTGATTCATCAGATGTATTAAAGAGGAACCGCGGCAGACGGGGTCTGGATATATTAAACCGGATTCAAAAAGAGCTTTCGATTAATGTGGAAATCTATGAAGGCGATTTTGAAGAAATCCAAGAGGTGGACAGCAAGCTCGTGAAGCTGGCTAAGTTAACGAATGGCGTCGTTGTGACCAATGACTTTAACTTAAACAAGGTTTGTGAACTGCAAAAAGTGGCAGTCCTTAATATTAATGACCTGGCTAATGCGGTAAAACCGGTTGTGCTTCCAGGTGAAGAAATGAAAGTACAGGTAATAAAAGACGGCAAGGAACAGAATCAGGGGATTGCCTATCTGGACGACGGCACGATGATCGTGGTGGAAGAAGGCAGAAATTACATTGGCAAACATATTGATGTACTTGTCACAAGTGTTCTGCAGACATCAGCCGGAAGAATGATCTTTGCAAAACCCAAACTTCTGGAAAAAGCTTTATAA
- the ispF gene encoding 2-C-methyl-D-erythritol 2,4-cyclodiphosphate synthase, whose translation MFRIGQGFDVHQFAEGRPLIIGGIEIPYEKGLLGHSDADVLLHTVADACLGAIGEGDIGRHFPDTDPEFKDADSAKLLQYVWGIVKEKGYELVNADCTIIAQKPKMAPHIGKMQERIAELLETEKENINVKATTTEKLGFTGRGEGIASQAAVLLKKIENR comes from the coding sequence ATGTTTCGGATTGGACAAGGTTTTGATGTTCATCAGTTTGCTGAAGGACGCCCGCTGATTATCGGGGGTATTGAAATACCATATGAAAAAGGGCTTTTAGGGCATTCAGATGCAGATGTCCTGCTGCATACAGTGGCAGATGCCTGCCTTGGGGCCATTGGTGAAGGGGACATTGGACGGCATTTTCCTGATACCGATCCTGAATTCAAGGATGCCGATTCGGCAAAGCTGCTGCAGTATGTATGGGGAATCGTAAAAGAAAAAGGGTATGAGCTGGTTAATGCAGATTGCACCATCATCGCCCAGAAGCCGAAGATGGCTCCTCATATCGGTAAAATGCAGGAGCGGATTGCAGAGCTTCTGGAAACCGAAAAAGAAAATATTAATGTGAAAGCAACAACTACAGAAAAGCTTGGCTTTACAGGACGGGGAGAGGGAATCGCCTCCCAGGCGGCTGTTTTGCTGAAAAAGATAGAGAACCGTTAA
- the disA gene encoding DNA integrity scanning diadenylate cyclase DisA has protein sequence METKKMGEKTMSEILRFMAPGTPIREGIDNVLRANTGGLIVLGSKEKLRNLVDGGFQINCPFSPSYLYELAKMDGAIILNEEGNMILIANAQLAPDPGVPSTETGMRHRTAERVARQTGALVIAISQRRNVITLYKGHSRYALRDIGVILTKANVAVQTLEKYKVVLEQSIGNLSILEFEELVTYSDILHVFHNIEMVLRIKNELLTYLSELGTEGRLIRLQMNELLVELEREAEWIIRDYAQSKDIDSREALVKLQVLSKGEMLEDSVILKLLGYNGYIHTEEFKCPRGFRMLNKVPRLPPIIIENLINRFEEFPNIITATVEELDEVEGIGEVRARKIKEGLKLIKEQVFADRQL, from the coding sequence ATGGAGACTAAAAAAATGGGCGAAAAAACAATGAGTGAAATCCTTCGGTTCATGGCTCCGGGTACGCCTATCAGGGAAGGGATTGATAATGTTCTGCGCGCCAATACAGGCGGGCTGATTGTACTGGGCTCAAAAGAAAAGCTGAGAAACCTTGTTGATGGGGGTTTTCAGATTAATTGCCCATTTTCGCCAAGTTATCTGTATGAGCTGGCCAAGATGGATGGAGCTATTATTTTAAATGAAGAAGGGAACATGATTCTGATTGCGAATGCCCAGCTGGCTCCTGATCCCGGTGTGCCCTCTACGGAAACGGGCATGCGGCACCGGACGGCTGAGCGGGTTGCCCGGCAAACAGGCGCATTAGTGATTGCCATTTCCCAAAGACGCAATGTCATTACCCTTTATAAAGGGCATTCCCGCTATGCGCTGAGGGATATTGGCGTTATTTTAACGAAGGCGAATGTAGCTGTCCAGACGCTTGAAAAATATAAGGTCGTTCTTGAACAGAGCATTGGCAATCTCAGCATCCTGGAATTTGAGGAGCTTGTTACCTACAGTGACATCCTGCATGTTTTTCATAATATCGAAATGGTTCTGCGCATTAAAAATGAGCTGCTCACCTATTTGAGTGAACTGGGCACCGAAGGAAGGCTGATCCGGCTCCAGATGAATGAGCTGCTGGTGGAGCTGGAACGGGAAGCAGAATGGATTATTAGAGATTATGCTCAATCAAAAGACATCGACTCCAGGGAGGCGCTTGTCAAACTACAGGTCCTTTCAAAAGGGGAAATGCTCGAAGACTCTGTCATTCTAAAGCTTCTCGGGTACAACGGTTATATTCACACGGAAGAATTTAAATGCCCCCGCGGCTTTCGCATGCTGAATAAAGTTCCGCGCCTGCCGCCAATTATTATTGAAAATCTGATTAACCGGTTTGAAGAATTCCCAAATATCATCACGGCAACTGTAGAGGAGCTCGATGAGGTGGAAGGAATCGGGGAAGTTCGGGCAAGAAAAATTAAAGAGGGACTTAAGCTCATAAAAGAGCAGGTTTTTGCGGATCGCCAGCTATAA
- the ispD gene encoding 2-C-methyl-D-erythritol 4-phosphate cytidylyltransferase, with the protein MNYQAILPAAGQGKRMGAGKNKLLLEIGNVPVFIHTLRVFESDPECTGIFLAINPQDEEEMRTLLKQHQITKVAAMVEGGKERQHSVYNAAKAASGEEVVLVHDAARPFITRDLLQPLVKAAWEKGAAVLAVPLKDTVKKADGHLITETLERSCLWAVQTPQAFRVCSLLEAHRKAEEDGFLGTDDASLVERLGNEVVIVEGSYDNIKLTTPEDIYFAEAIIKKRSHM; encoded by the coding sequence ATGAATTATCAAGCGATTCTCCCGGCAGCCGGGCAGGGGAAACGAATGGGAGCCGGAAAGAATAAGCTTCTTCTGGAAATTGGGAATGTCCCTGTGTTTATACATACGTTAAGAGTTTTTGAGAGTGATCCGGAGTGCACAGGCATCTTTCTGGCTATTAATCCTCAGGATGAGGAAGAAATGCGCACTCTCTTAAAACAGCATCAGATTACGAAAGTGGCTGCTATGGTTGAAGGCGGTAAGGAAAGGCAGCATAGTGTCTATAATGCGGCCAAAGCGGCTTCGGGTGAGGAAGTAGTGCTGGTTCATGACGCTGCCCGCCCTTTTATTACCCGGGATTTACTGCAGCCTCTGGTGAAAGCAGCCTGGGAAAAAGGAGCTGCTGTTCTGGCAGTGCCGCTGAAGGATACCGTTAAAAAAGCTGATGGGCATTTAATTACAGAAACCCTTGAACGTTCCTGCCTGTGGGCTGTTCAAACTCCACAGGCCTTTCGCGTTTGTTCCCTGCTTGAGGCACACCGCAAGGCCGAGGAAGACGGCTTTTTAGGAACAGATGATGCGAGCCTCGTGGAGCGGTTGGGCAATGAAGTGGTGATTGTTGAGGGAAGTTACGATAATATTAAGCTGACTACACCGGAAGATATTTATTTTGCGGAAGCAATTATAAAGAAAAGAAGTCATATGTAA